The Campylobacter concisus sequence AAATTTTATAGAAGGCAAGGATGCGAACCACGTGCTTCTTTGGGGCGAGAGAGGATGTGGCAAGTCAAGCCTTGTAAGGGCTGTTTTTACTAAATTTTATAAAGAGGGACTTCGCATCATTGAGATCGGCTGCGAGGATCTAAAATACCTTGGCGATATCATCGATGAGATCAGAAAAAGCGAGTTTAAATTTATCATTTTTTGTGATGATCTAAGCTTTGAAAATGGCAGCAATGAGTATAAATTTCTAAAGCCTATAATGGACGGCTCTATCCAAAAGCCGCCAAAAAACGTACTTTTATACGCTACGTCAAACCGCAGACATCTAATAAGCGAGTTTAAAAGCGAGAATGAAAACTCAGAGCTAATAGACGGCGAAATCCACTACAGCGACGCAGCTCAGGAGAAAATTTCTCTCTCAGATCGCTTTGGTCTTTGGATCAGCTTTTATCAAGGCAACTACGACGAGTACCTAAAAATGGTTGATTTTTACTTTAAAGACTATAAAGGCAATAAAGACGAGCTTCATACGCTTGCTAAAAATTTTGCTACGCTAAGAGCTAGTAGAAGTGGCAGGACAGCAAAGCAGTTTTATCTTACTTTTAAAGAAAATTTAAAATGACTTCAACCGATCTATTTTTAATCTTGTTTAATCACAAAGACAAAAATTTTGATGAGCTAAAATGGCCAGGTGAGGGTACTTTTGAGGTTATTTTGGGTGCTATCCTAGTGCAAAATACCAACTGGAAAAACGTAGAAAAAGCATTAAATAATCTAAAAAATGCTGGCAAAGATAGTTTAGAAGGCATCTGTTCTCTTGAAAACAGCGAGCTTGCCACGCTTATAAAGCCAAGTGGCTTTTATAACACAAAAGCTAAACGGCTAAAGACGCTTTGCCAAGCCATAAGAAATGAATTTGAGGATTTTGAAAATTTCAAAGAAAATGTAAGTCGTGAGTGGCTCATAAGCGTAAAAGGCGTTGGAGCCGAGACTTGTGATGCGATACTGGCATATGCTTGTGGCAAGCCATATATGGTCGTTGATGCTTACGCACTTAGGATAATGGCATATTTTGACTATACTTTTGAGAGCTACGACGAGGCTGCTGAGTGGTTTAGCTCGCTTGATTATGATGAAATTTATAAAATTCTTGATAGCGAGGAATTTGATGAGGTTGAAATTTTAAAACTCTATCACGCTCTTATTTTGGAGTTTTGTAAAGAGAATTTCAAAGGTAAAATTTTAAGCCAAAATGGCCAAAAAATATTAAGCAGCATTAAAAATTAAACTACTAATATGTAACAAATCTTTATAAATTTGCCAAAGATTGGGGCTTTTTATAATCTATTTTAAAATTCTGTGCTAAATTTACACAAAATTTATCTTATTTAATTTAGGAGGAGTGATGATTTACGATAACATCGTTAAAACGATTGGTAATACACCTATTGTAAAGATAAAAACAGGTGCTGATGAAGCCGAAATTTACGTAAAATTAGAGTTTTTTAATCCAGGTGGCTCTGTAAAAGATAGGATCGCGTTTAATATGATAACCAAAATGCTAGCTGACGGTACGCTAAAACATGGCGATACGATCGTTGAGCCAACGAGCGGAAATACTGGCATTGGTGTAGCGATGTGCGGTGCTGCACTTGGTTTTAAAGTGATAC is a genomic window containing:
- a CDS encoding endonuclease III domain-containing protein, whose product is MTSTDLFLILFNHKDKNFDELKWPGEGTFEVILGAILVQNTNWKNVEKALNNLKNAGKDSLEGICSLENSELATLIKPSGFYNTKAKRLKTLCQAIRNEFEDFENFKENVSREWLISVKGVGAETCDAILAYACGKPYMVVDAYALRIMAYFDYTFESYDEAAEWFSSLDYDEIYKILDSEEFDEVEILKLYHALILEFCKENFKGKILSQNGQKILSSIKN
- a CDS encoding ATP-binding protein; the protein is MIDWGVKYAAIYRSTKGMLKPVDDIDFVDIDSLYGLEKQKEILLKNTLNFIEGKDANHVLLWGERGCGKSSLVRAVFTKFYKEGLRIIEIGCEDLKYLGDIIDEIRKSEFKFIIFCDDLSFENGSNEYKFLKPIMDGSIQKPPKNVLLYATSNRRHLISEFKSENENSELIDGEIHYSDAAQEKISLSDRFGLWISFYQGNYDEYLKMVDFYFKDYKGNKDELHTLAKNFATLRASRSGRTAKQFYLTFKENLK